One window of the Flavobacteriaceae bacterium YJPT1-3 genome contains the following:
- the ilvN gene encoding acetolactate synthase small subunit, with protein METENQLFTVSVYTENSVGLLNRISAIFQKRHINIESIVASESEIEDVFRFTIAVSVTEEQIKKIIGQIEKQVEVIKAFYHTEDETIYQESALFKIKSDLLFEERQIQNIIKESHARIVTVNREFFALEKSGRRSEIDLLHRELRPFGIMQFVRSGRIAITKEEMQISPLLEEFKI; from the coding sequence ATGGAAACAGAGAACCAATTATTTACCGTATCGGTCTATACCGAGAACAGTGTGGGTCTTTTGAACCGGATCTCGGCGATCTTTCAAAAGAGACATATCAATATTGAAAGTATAGTGGCCTCCGAAAGTGAGATCGAAGACGTCTTTCGTTTTACCATCGCCGTCTCCGTGACCGAAGAGCAGATCAAGAAGATCATCGGCCAGATCGAAAAACAGGTGGAAGTGATCAAAGCCTTTTATCATACAGAAGACGAAACCATTTATCAGGAATCCGCCCTGTTCAAGATCAAATCGGACCTGCTCTTTGAGGAACGACAGATCCAGAACATCATCAAAGAAAGCCACGCCCGTATCGTTACGGTGAATCGGGAGTTCTTTGCCCTGGAGAAATCAGGAAGACGTTCGGAGATCGATCTATTGCACCGGGAATTACGCCCCTTCGGCATCATGCAGTTTGTGCGATCGGGACGCATAGCGATTACCAAAGAGGAGATGCAAATTTCTCCCTTATTAGAAGAATTTAAAATTTAA